From the Lathyrus oleraceus cultivar Zhongwan6 chromosome 3, CAAS_Psat_ZW6_1.0, whole genome shotgun sequence genome, the window ATTTGATAATCCAGAACGTAACAAAACCCGGTTTGGTTATTATACAACGCTCCCCAACATCTACAGTTTTTCTCGCATAAACCTTCACATTCCTCCAAAGATAACGTTGTTACTTCCTCCAGTAACGCCTTATGCGGTGGCTCCACGCCGTTCCTTCTCAGAATCATGTAATTTTTCTCTCCGCCAATTCCATTCACACCGCATAATTCACCATCTTCACCACCACTGCCATTGAAACACCCACCCGGTTCAAACCGGGTTTGGTTATCTAAACAAGAACAACTAGACTCACCCGGCGTACACAAACCATACGAACCGCATGGATTCGGAAGCTCGCAGGTTTCTGTTATAGCTTGATAGTTTAATAGCCAGGCGGACTTTGTTGAATCCCAATAATACCCTTTGAGATTCCCGTCGGATTCTAACCGGACCAAGAGAAACGACGTCGATGATGTTTGTTGGAAGCTGTTGAATTTCTGAACGTCAATGGGTTTAGAACTTGTTTGATACATTCCGATATAACCCTCTGTGCTTACTCTAGCGGAAATGGGTCCCGCACCGGTTACTACTCTAGCTTTTGCTTGTAGTGCTGTGTGTTTCCAGTATAACAGAAATAACCGTTTTGATAACGACCTTCCTTGTTCTTCTTCGGAGTTAATTTCGTATAAACCCATGAAATTATCACCTAACCGTAAAGAGTATAGACGGTTAGGCGATACTAGAGTCATGTTGGTGGTGAAGTTTTGATCTTGAACGAGAGTGTTTGTGGGAAAGTTGAAACTTTCCCATAGTGGAGTTTTGGTGGTTGCTTTGTTTTGAATTTGAAGGTTCGAGGTGTTGAGAAGCACCACGCGGTCTCCGTCAGTGTTTGTCGACCACGTGATGCTTCTTTGGGAGTCCCATAAAACTAGGCTGCCGTTGAAGAAGAGGCGCGTGGTGTCGGCCCATGATGCGGATTGGGTTGGGTTGGCGACCCATAGTGGTTCGGAGGAAGGTGTGTGAACGACGACTAGTTGTAGGTCGTTTTGGTTCTGGCGCAGGAACCCGAGAGAGAAGTTTCCGGTTCTGTCGGTTAG encodes:
- the LOC127125688 gene encoding PAN domain-containing protein At5g03700, producing the protein MSTPHHLRFTNIILLLFLSATLTSLATTTSIPQELLKGFSTVPLSTSTSFQPVLTDRTGNFSLGFLRQNQNDLQLVVVHTPSSEPLWVANPTQSASWADTTRLFFNGSLVLWDSQRSITWSTNTDGDRVVLLNTSNLQIQNKATTKTPLWESFNFPTNTLVQDQNFTTNMTLVSPNRLYSLRLGDNFMGLYEINSEEEQGRSLSKRLFLLYWKHTALQAKARVVTGAGPISARVSTEGYIGMYQTSSKPIDVQKFNSFQQTSSTSFLLVRLESDGNLKGYYWDSTKSAWLLNYQAITETCELPNPCGSYGLCTPGESSCSCLDNQTRFEPGGCFNGSGGEDGELCGVNGIGGEKNYMILRRNGVEPPHKALLEEVTTLSLEECEGLCEKNCRCWGALYNNQTGFCYVLDYQIGTMLGTGDESKVGYFKVRKGARKRNRVGVIIGIVVAVLVGVIVTGGVICVMRWRKKKANPKEEDNWASPGPYKNLGSESFSSIEMSGSAQ